From the Clostridiales bacterium FE2011 genome, one window contains:
- a CDS encoding leucine-rich repeat protein, with protein MERQYGMKLFTFIISMLLVCALCFAVSAESADSDFEIDGTTLVKYKGFKDVVTVPDGITEIGESAFCGSTATKIILPETLEEIRSYAFGNCYNLKEITLPASLTNLEYEYDEQYSDPIIQACVFGNNEKLEAINVAEGNANYTSIDGVLFTADGKKLLYYPAGKNRYKSYAIPEGTEEIGYSAFSGVSLSSIELPSTLTTLHDEGGDFSCISGLKEITVNSDKSCFYSVDGVLYQHNGTLVLYPASKKGEVLKKEDFPRGLTNIGAFAFQGNEYLKTIELPNTIHSVDWMAFMGAHSLESVTFPAATDFISGYAFSYCQNLKKVTLPGEYVYFPEDSWGEGTNGANVFSDANSSVVLCGTAGSNVQTFAEKWGIEFEALNADDSSLQTAANSEDIASAVPTPDVIVLQTEEGEITVPAELEVEVNGFFETSGTTLVRYTGIDEEVVIVPDGIEVLGEFAFDRCNARKIILPESLKEIQCYCFFNCPNLADITLPASLETLGSMQAFNITPALKRFKVAQGNKNFVSVDGVLFSADRETLLYYPDGKNVGGTYAIPEGTKWLGGAALGAARMSVVEIPASFDGNSFYNDFSSMESLTDINVSPDNKTCKSIDGMLFDNDGTLLAYPAGRKAEHLGKDDFPAEMKALAPWAFQHVQHLKTVEIPDGITTIPWMCFTFTDCLERVTLPASVCNISGYAFADNSVLKSLTVLNPEAVLMEDDENFSDEYRAKMDFNILDDSPKATLRGYEGSTAQAYAAKYDLAFESLGEAPEKDPNAPAPEPMPVFVPGCAE; from the coding sequence ATGGAACGTCAGTATGGAATGAAACTGTTTACTTTTATCATCAGCATGCTGCTTGTATGTGCGCTCTGTTTCGCCGTGTCCGCGGAAAGCGCGGACAGCGATTTTGAAATTGACGGCACAACCCTGGTGAAATACAAAGGATTCAAGGATGTAGTCACCGTTCCCGACGGAATCACCGAAATCGGCGAATCCGCTTTTTGCGGAAGTACTGCTACGAAGATCATCCTTCCCGAAACCCTGGAGGAGATCCGCAGTTATGCCTTTGGGAACTGTTACAATCTGAAGGAAATCACACTGCCTGCCTCCCTGACCAACCTGGAATACGAATACGATGAACAATACAGCGATCCGATCATCCAGGCCTGTGTCTTTGGCAACAATGAGAAGCTTGAGGCAATCAATGTGGCGGAAGGCAACGCGAACTATACATCCATAGACGGCGTCCTGTTTACCGCGGATGGTAAAAAATTGCTTTACTACCCCGCAGGAAAGAACCGTTACAAATCCTATGCCATTCCGGAAGGAACGGAAGAAATCGGGTACTCTGCCTTCAGCGGTGTTTCACTGTCTTCCATTGAGCTTCCTTCCACGCTGACAACGTTGCATGACGAGGGTGGCGATTTTTCCTGCATCAGCGGTCTGAAAGAGATTACCGTCAATTCCGACAAATCCTGTTTCTACTCTGTGGACGGCGTCCTGTACCAGCACAACGGTACGCTGGTACTGTATCCGGCCTCGAAGAAAGGTGAAGTCCTGAAAAAGGAAGACTTTCCCCGCGGGCTGACCAACATCGGTGCATTTGCTTTCCAGGGAAATGAATACCTGAAGACAATCGAACTGCCGAATACAATACACTCGGTAGACTGGATGGCCTTTATGGGAGCGCATTCCCTTGAGAGCGTGACGTTCCCTGCTGCCACAGATTTCATTTCCGGCTATGCATTCTCCTACTGTCAGAACCTGAAGAAGGTTACGCTGCCCGGCGAGTATGTTTACTTCCCGGAGGACTCCTGGGGCGAAGGCACAAACGGTGCTAATGTCTTCAGCGATGCAAACAGCAGCGTCGTACTCTGCGGCACTGCCGGCAGCAATGTACAGACTTTTGCCGAAAAATGGGGCATTGAGTTTGAAGCCCTGAATGCCGATGACAGCAGTTTACAGACCGCTGCGAATAGCGAAGACATTGCCTCTGCAGTCCCGACTCCCGATGTCATCGTACTCCAAACTGAAGAAGGGGAAATAACCGTACCCGCCGAGCTCGAAGTGGAAGTAAACGGATTCTTCGAAACCAGCGGCACAACCCTGGTGCGTTATACCGGTATTGATGAAGAAGTAGTCATCGTACCTGACGGCATCGAAGTTCTGGGCGAATTTGCATTTGACCGGTGCAACGCCAGGAAGATCATCCTGCCGGAAAGCCTGAAGGAGATTCAGTGCTACTGCTTCTTCAACTGCCCGAACCTCGCTGACATCACCCTGCCCGCCTCCCTGGAGACGCTCGGATCCATGCAGGCCTTCAATATCACGCCTGCCCTCAAGCGGTTCAAGGTTGCCCAGGGCAATAAGAACTTCGTCTCCGTGGACGGCGTGCTCTTCAGTGCCGACAGGGAAACCCTGCTGTATTATCCGGACGGAAAGAATGTGGGCGGAACCTATGCCATTCCGGAAGGAACGAAATGGCTCGGTGGCGCCGCTCTCGGTGCTGCCCGGATGTCAGTCGTTGAGATTCCCGCCTCCTTTGACGGAAACTCTTTCTACAATGACTTCTCTTCCATGGAATCCCTGACAGATATCAACGTCTCCCCGGATAATAAGACCTGCAAGTCTATAGACGGCATGCTGTTTGATAATGACGGCACCTTGCTGGCATATCCCGCCGGACGAAAAGCGGAGCACCTGGGCAAGGATGATTTCCCGGCGGAAATGAAAGCCCTCGCTCCCTGGGCCTTCCAGCACGTCCAGCACCTGAAGACTGTTGAGATCCCGGACGGCATCACCACCATCCCGTGGATGTGCTTCACCTTCACTGACTGCCTGGAGCGCGTCACGCTCCCGGCTTCCGTGTGCAACATCTCCGGCTATGCCTTCGCGGATAACTCCGTACTGAAATCCCTCACCGTACTGAATCCGGAAGCGGTTCTCATGGAGGATGACGAGAACTTCTCTGATGAATACCGGGCAAAGATGGATTTCAACATCCTGGATGACAGCCCCAAGGCCACCCTGCGCGGCTATGAAGGCAGCACTGCCCAGGCCTATGCCGCAAAGTACGATCTGGCCTTTGAATCCCTGGGCGAAGCCCCGGAAAAGGATCCCAACGCCCCGGCGCCTGAACCCATGCCGGTCTTCGTCCCGGGATGCGCGGAATAA
- a CDS encoding helix-turn-helix domain-containing protein, which produces MKIGENIRALRKARGFTQEQLADMLGISFQAVSKWENNANTPDISLLPMIAKALGTSIDQLFSENNPGSWEGAEMIKNDDVIRIVQLQGHRILKAIPASQKNVSFSIAFPRDCNQETQYFKVEVFGNVITDGSINGDVICHGNIDCSDINSSGPIQISGNLSANRINAMGGKLVCRSIAECHEIQCAAIECKGDIHATNMIASEQ; this is translated from the coding sequence ATGAAGATCGGGGAAAACATCAGGGCGCTTCGTAAGGCACGCGGCTTTACACAGGAACAATTGGCGGACATGCTTGGCATTTCATTTCAGGCAGTATCCAAGTGGGAAAACAATGCAAACACGCCTGATATCTCTCTTCTGCCTATGATCGCAAAAGCGTTGGGCACGTCGATTGATCAGCTGTTCTCCGAAAACAATCCCGGTTCATGGGAAGGGGCGGAGATGATCAAAAACGACGATGTGATACGGATTGTGCAATTACAGGGGCACAGGATTCTGAAGGCGATACCTGCCAGTCAGAAAAACGTATCTTTTTCTATCGCCTTTCCTCGTGACTGCAATCAGGAGACGCAGTATTTTAAGGTTGAAGTCTTTGGGAATGTCATCACAGACGGTTCCATCAACGGGGACGTTATCTGCCATGGCAATATTGACTGCTCAGATATAAATAGCAGCGGTCCGATTCAGATTTCGGGAAACCTCTCTGCGAACAGGATCAATGCGATGGGAGGAAAACTCGTTTGCAGAAGCATCGCTGAATGTCATGAAATTCAATGTGCCGCGATTGAATGCAAAGGAGATATTCACGCCACAAATATGATCGCTTCAGAACAATAA
- a CDS encoding pyridoxamine 5'-phosphate oxidase family protein, translating to MDLKEIERFVGKQDVSFVCSMDDDGFPNVKAMLKPRKRNGLKEFWFSTNTSSMRVRQYQDNPKASIYFYHKGLIRYEGVMLKGTMEVLTDQATKDMIWRKGDSVFYKKGVTDPDYCVLKFTAESGRYYKDLKTESFTVE from the coding sequence ATGGATCTGAAAGAGATTGAGCGCTTTGTCGGAAAACAGGATGTGAGTTTCGTCTGCTCCATGGACGATGACGGTTTTCCAAATGTCAAGGCCATGCTGAAGCCCCGGAAGCGGAATGGCCTGAAGGAGTTCTGGTTCTCCACCAATACCTCCTCCATGCGGGTGCGGCAGTACCAGGACAACCCTAAAGCCAGTATTTATTTCTATCACAAGGGACTGATCCGCTATGAGGGCGTGATGCTCAAGGGCACCATGGAGGTGCTCACGGACCAGGCAACCAAGGACATGATCTGGCGGAAAGGGGACAGCGTCTTCTACAAGAAAGGCGTGACCGATCCGGATTACTGCGTCCTGAAGTTTACCGCGGAAAGCGGAAGGTACTACAAGGACCTGAAGACAGAAAGCTTCACAGTGGAATGA
- a CDS encoding GNAT family N-acetyltransferase → MTKDDCSAVAHVISTSWKETYRGIIPEEELNRTDERTIAENSRKNFPEENHQFVLEAGGVIAGYMNVGLTDEKEYERCGEIHAVYLLKEFKGKGFGRKMVEAGIAELKAMGCDKIVIGCLAGNPSNSFYEHIGGKLIKTRIYERLQLPENVYFFERI, encoded by the coding sequence ATGACAAAGGACGACTGCAGTGCAGTCGCCCATGTCATTTCAACATCCTGGAAGGAAACCTACCGGGGAATTATTCCGGAGGAAGAACTGAACCGGACCGATGAGCGGACCATCGCGGAGAACAGCCGGAAAAACTTCCCGGAGGAAAACCACCAGTTTGTGCTGGAGGCGGGCGGCGTCATCGCCGGATACATGAACGTGGGCCTGACGGATGAGAAGGAATATGAGCGCTGCGGGGAAATCCATGCGGTCTATCTCCTGAAGGAGTTCAAGGGCAAGGGCTTCGGCCGGAAGATGGTTGAGGCCGGCATCGCGGAACTGAAGGCCATGGGCTGCGACAAGATAGTGATCGGCTGCCTGGCGGGGAATCCATCCAACAGCTTCTATGAGCACATCGGCGGGAAACTGATCAAAACCAGGATTTACGAACGGCTTCAGCTGCCGGAGAACGTATACTTCTTTGAAAGGATCTGA
- a CDS encoding cation transporter: MNKTSIQTETQEKDVSREKIIVRTSIIGIIANVLLAAFKAAVGLLSHSIAVILDAVNNISDAGSSVITIVGAKLAGRAPDKKHPFGYGRIEYLSAMVISVIVLYAGVTSLVESIKKIINPEAPDYSAVSLIIIGVAVLVKFFLGRYVKATGEKVNSDSLINSGEDARLDAVISASTLVAAAIFLIFHISLEAWLGALISLVIIKSGVEMLKDTISRILGEGNDPELAKGIKQTVRSFPDVQGAYDLVLHNYGPEAWNGSIHIEIPDTYSADKLDALIRDIEETVYKKHNVILTAVGVYSMNTKDPFITETRKKVQSIVLAHEHVKGMHGFYLDQENKHMRFDVVISFDAQDRTAVWQQIVADVQEAFPDYELRIAMDLDFS, encoded by the coding sequence ATGAACAAGACTTCCATCCAGACGGAAACGCAGGAAAAGGACGTTTCCCGGGAGAAGATTATCGTCAGGACAAGTATCATCGGCATCATCGCCAATGTGCTGCTGGCGGCGTTCAAGGCAGCAGTCGGCCTGCTGAGCCACTCCATCGCCGTCATCCTGGACGCGGTCAACAACATCTCCGACGCGGGCAGCTCCGTGATTACCATCGTCGGGGCCAAGCTGGCTGGCCGTGCACCGGACAAGAAGCATCCCTTCGGCTACGGCCGGATTGAATACCTGAGCGCCATGGTCATTTCCGTGATCGTGCTGTACGCCGGCGTGACTTCCCTGGTGGAATCCATCAAGAAGATTATCAATCCGGAAGCCCCGGATTACTCCGCCGTTTCCCTGATTATCATCGGGGTGGCAGTGCTGGTGAAGTTCTTCCTGGGCCGGTACGTGAAGGCCACTGGTGAGAAGGTGAACAGCGATTCCCTGATCAACTCCGGCGAGGATGCCCGGTTGGACGCGGTTATCTCCGCCTCCACGCTGGTGGCTGCCGCCATCTTCCTGATTTTCCATATTTCCCTTGAAGCCTGGCTGGGTGCCCTGATCTCCCTGGTGATCATCAAATCCGGCGTGGAGATGCTGAAGGACACCATTTCCCGGATCCTGGGCGAAGGCAACGATCCGGAACTGGCCAAAGGCATCAAGCAGACAGTCCGGAGCTTCCCGGACGTACAGGGAGCCTATGACCTGGTGCTGCACAACTACGGCCCGGAAGCCTGGAACGGCTCCATCCACATCGAGATCCCGGATACCTATTCCGCGGACAAGCTGGATGCCCTGATCCGGGATATTGAGGAAACCGTCTATAAAAAGCATAACGTGATCCTGACTGCCGTGGGCGTCTACTCCATGAACACGAAGGATCCCTTCATCACCGAGACCCGGAAAAAGGTACAGAGCATCGTGCTGGCCCATGAACATGTGAAGGGCATGCACGGCTTCTACCTGGATCAGGAGAACAAGCATATGCGCTTTGACGTGGTGATCAGCTTTGACGCCCAGGACCGTACCGCGGTCTGGCAGCAGATTGTGGCGGATGTGCAGGAAGCCTTCCCGGACTATGAGCTCCGCATCGCCATGGACCTGGACTTCTCGTAA